The following proteins are encoded in a genomic region of Microbispora sp. ZYX-F-249:
- a CDS encoding TSUP family transporter — protein sequence MGAGQVVLLLLAAVAAGWVDAVVGGGGLLQLPVLLLAGLTPVQALATNKSAAIFGTGSAAVTYARRTKLDRAVAVPAAALAVAFAGLGAASAALLDADVLKPLVMVVLLGVGAFVTLRPGFGRLPHPHLRTRTRALAGVAVAGVGIAYYDGIVGPGTGTFLLIAFTSILGMDFVHASATAKVVNTGTNLGALVVFAVQGHVVWALGLAMAVCNIAGAQIGARMALNRGAGFVRVVLLCVVAALVAKLGYDQFHSSGSR from the coding sequence ATGGGTGCCGGACAGGTCGTGCTCCTGCTCCTCGCGGCAGTGGCCGCCGGATGGGTGGACGCCGTCGTCGGCGGGGGAGGGCTGCTCCAACTGCCGGTGCTGCTCCTGGCCGGTCTCACGCCGGTCCAGGCGCTGGCGACGAACAAGTCCGCCGCCATCTTCGGCACGGGGTCGGCCGCCGTCACCTACGCGAGGAGGACGAAGCTCGACCGGGCGGTGGCCGTGCCGGCCGCGGCGCTGGCCGTGGCCTTCGCCGGACTCGGGGCCGCCTCGGCCGCCCTGCTCGACGCGGATGTGCTGAAGCCGCTGGTGATGGTCGTGCTGCTGGGGGTGGGGGCGTTCGTGACCCTGCGGCCGGGATTCGGCCGCCTGCCCCACCCGCACCTGCGTACGCGTACGCGGGCGCTGGCGGGAGTCGCGGTGGCGGGTGTCGGCATCGCCTACTACGACGGCATCGTCGGGCCGGGCACCGGCACCTTCCTGCTGATCGCGTTCACCTCGATCCTCGGGATGGACTTCGTCCACGCCTCCGCCACGGCGAAGGTCGTCAACACCGGCACCAACCTCGGCGCCCTCGTCGTCTTCGCCGTGCAGGGCCACGTGGTGTGGGCGCTCGGCCTGGCCATGGCGGTCTGCAACATCGCCGGGGCGCAGATCGGCGCGCGGATGGCGCTCAACCGCGGCGCGGGGTTCGTCCGCGTCGTCCTGCTGTGCGTGGTGGCCGCCCTGGTCGCCAAGCTCGGGTACGACCAGTTCCACAGTTCAGGCAGTCGATGA